The proteins below are encoded in one region of Opitutus sp. ER46:
- a CDS encoding energy transducer TonB, which yields MKTTHLFWAVFAGAASAALAAPSAPSASPAADFAPCRVIKHAEAVYPARALAAGVTRGEASIVLEIDPAGQVLDRLVTAYTHPEFAREAERTVAQWTYVPGNYQGQPVVCVLTVTFEFSVNGVLAIQKWCDPAQPSDAYIGGTFAYFAHGAGTLDRVPVPVRAPAPPYLPEWASEGRRGKVTVRFFIDETGRARFPTIAAEPDSLLARAAVTAVKQWQFEPPRAKGQPVLAYAEQTFDFRPAPPANGS from the coding sequence GTGAAAACCACCCACCTGTTTTGGGCTGTGTTCGCGGGGGCCGCCTCAGCGGCACTGGCCGCGCCGTCGGCCCCGTCCGCCTCCCCCGCCGCTGACTTCGCCCCCTGCCGGGTCATCAAGCACGCCGAAGCCGTCTACCCCGCCCGCGCCCTCGCCGCGGGCGTGACGCGCGGCGAGGCGTCCATCGTCCTCGAAATCGATCCGGCAGGCCAGGTGCTCGACCGCCTGGTCACCGCGTACACCCACCCCGAGTTCGCCCGCGAGGCAGAGCGCACTGTCGCCCAATGGACGTACGTGCCCGGCAACTACCAGGGCCAGCCCGTCGTCTGCGTGCTGACCGTCACCTTCGAGTTCTCGGTCAACGGCGTGCTCGCCATCCAGAAATGGTGCGACCCCGCGCAGCCATCCGATGCGTACATCGGGGGCACGTTCGCCTACTTCGCGCACGGCGCGGGGACACTCGACCGCGTGCCCGTGCCGGTCCGCGCGCCTGCGCCGCCGTACCTGCCTGAATGGGCCAGCGAAGGACGCCGCGGCAAGGTGACCGTCCGCTTCTTCATCGACGAAACCGGCCGCGCCCGCTTCCCCACCATCGCCGCCGAGCCCGACAGCCTGCTCGCCCGCGCTGCGGTTACCGCCGTCAAGCAGTGGCAGTTCGAGCCGCCTCGCGCCAAGGGCCAGCCGGTCCTTGCGTACGCCGAGCAGACGTTCGACTTCCGCCCGGCGCCGCCCGCCAACGGCTCCTGA